In one Magallana gigas chromosome 9, xbMagGiga1.1, whole genome shotgun sequence genomic region, the following are encoded:
- the LOC105333779 gene encoding KH domain-containing RNA-binding protein qki.L isoform X6 has protein sequence MGTETNKDERSTPEYLAQLLKDKKQIQAFPNVFVHLEKLLDEEINRVRLQLFHHKGNGRIPLDLPEPIGPVQTISEKLYVPVKEHPDFNFVGRILGPRGMTAKELEQFTGCKIMVRGKGSMRDKKKEEQNRGKPNWEHLNEELHVLITVEDTVNRAEVKMAKAMEEVKKLLVPAPDGEDDLKKRQLMELAIINGTYRDTSKPPTTQAGGGQSSTSTHAFGLPWNAQLQTMQMLGQFDTSGLDHKSILKTSEAPRFLTAASPLTAGISQLRSPTPAGAPLILAPRMPQVATSSATMINPPPLVSPTDSAATGLMYNPYEYPYSLQPAATLVEYPTSIEQTAAGAVPKMRRTLDTVRTHPYTRVALP, from the exons ATGGGGACTGAAACTAATAAAGATGAGCGTAGCACTCCTGAATATCTGGCACAGCTACTTAAAGACAAAAAGCAGATACAGGCTTTTCCCAACGTTTTTGTGCATTTAGAAAAACTTTTAGACGAAG AAATCAACAGAGTTCGCTTACAGTTGTTTCATCACAAAGGCAATGGCAGAATTCCATTGGATCTCCCAGAACCCATTGGTCCAGTCCAGACAATCTCAGAGAAGCTATATGTTCCAGTTAAAGAACACCCCGAT TTTAACTTTGTGGGGAGGATATTGGGACCACGAGGGATGACGGCCAAAGAGTTGGAACAGTTCACAGGTTGTAAAATCATGGTGCGAGGCAAGGGATCAATGAGGGACAAAAAGAAG gAGGAACAAAACCGAGGAAAGCCAAACTGGGAGCATCTGAATGAGGAGCTACATGTCCTCATCACCGTTGAGGACACAGTTAACAGAGCCGAGGTCAAAATGGCCAAAGCGATGGAGGAAGTGAAGAAACTCCTTGTACCCGCT CCCGACGGAGAGGATGACCTTAAGAAACGTCAGCTCATGGAACTGGCCATCATCAACGGCACTTACCGCGACACCTCCAAACCCCCCACCACCCAGGCGGGCGGGGGTCAGTCCTCTACCTCCACTC ATGCCTTTGGACTTCCTTGGaatgcacaacttcaaaccatgcaaATGTTGGGTCAATTCGACACCAGCGGACTCGACCATAAGAGCATACTCAAGACCTCAG AGGCGCCTCGGTTTCTGACTGCAGCTTCGCCCCTTACAGCCGGGATCTCTCAGCTTCGATCCCCCACACCAGCAGGTGCCCCCTTAATCCTGGCCCCACGCATGCCACAGGTGGCTACCAGTTCTGCCACCATGATCAACCCCCCACCCCTGGTGTCCCCTACAGACAGTGCGGCCACCGGACTGATGTACAACCCCTACGAGTACCCCTACTCCCTCCAGCCTGCCGCTACTCTTGTGGAGTACCCTACATCTATTGAACAGACGGCAGCCG GTGCAGTGCCTAAGATGCGAAGGACCCTGGACACTGTACGGACACACCCTTACACAAGGGTGGCTCTTCCATAA
- the LOC105333779 gene encoding KH domain-containing RNA-binding protein qki.L isoform X9, with protein sequence MGTETNKDERSTPEYLAQLLKDKKQIQAFPNVFVHLEKLLDEEINRVRLQLFHHKGNGRIPLDLPEPIGPVQTISEKLYVPVKEHPDFNFVGRILGPRGMTAKELEQFTGCKIMVRGKGSMRDKKKEEQNRGKPNWEHLNEELHVLITVEDTVNRAEVKMAKAMEEVKKLLVPAPDGEDDLKKRQLMELAIINGTYRDTSKPPTTQAGGGQSSTSTQAPRFLTAASPLTAGISQLRSPTPAGAPLILAPRMPQVATSSATMINPPPLVSPTDSAATGLMYNPYEYPYSLQPAATLVEYPTSIEQTAAGAVPKMRRTLDTVRTHPYTRVALP encoded by the exons ATGGGGACTGAAACTAATAAAGATGAGCGTAGCACTCCTGAATATCTGGCACAGCTACTTAAAGACAAAAAGCAGATACAGGCTTTTCCCAACGTTTTTGTGCATTTAGAAAAACTTTTAGACGAAG AAATCAACAGAGTTCGCTTACAGTTGTTTCATCACAAAGGCAATGGCAGAATTCCATTGGATCTCCCAGAACCCATTGGTCCAGTCCAGACAATCTCAGAGAAGCTATATGTTCCAGTTAAAGAACACCCCGAT TTTAACTTTGTGGGGAGGATATTGGGACCACGAGGGATGACGGCCAAAGAGTTGGAACAGTTCACAGGTTGTAAAATCATGGTGCGAGGCAAGGGATCAATGAGGGACAAAAAGAAG gAGGAACAAAACCGAGGAAAGCCAAACTGGGAGCATCTGAATGAGGAGCTACATGTCCTCATCACCGTTGAGGACACAGTTAACAGAGCCGAGGTCAAAATGGCCAAAGCGATGGAGGAAGTGAAGAAACTCCTTGTACCCGCT CCCGACGGAGAGGATGACCTTAAGAAACGTCAGCTCATGGAACTGGCCATCATCAACGGCACTTACCGCGACACCTCCAAACCCCCCACCACCCAGGCGGGCGGGGGTCAGTCCTCTACCTCCACTC AGGCGCCTCGGTTTCTGACTGCAGCTTCGCCCCTTACAGCCGGGATCTCTCAGCTTCGATCCCCCACACCAGCAGGTGCCCCCTTAATCCTGGCCCCACGCATGCCACAGGTGGCTACCAGTTCTGCCACCATGATCAACCCCCCACCCCTGGTGTCCCCTACAGACAGTGCGGCCACCGGACTGATGTACAACCCCTACGAGTACCCCTACTCCCTCCAGCCTGCCGCTACTCTTGTGGAGTACCCTACATCTATTGAACAGACGGCAGCCG GTGCAGTGCCTAAGATGCGAAGGACCCTGGACACTGTACGGACACACCCTTACACAAGGGTGGCTCTTCCATAA
- the LOC105333779 gene encoding KH domain-containing RNA-binding protein qki.L isoform X2, producing the protein MGTETNKDERSTPEYLAQLLKDKKQIQAFPNVFVHLEKLLDEEINRVRLQLFHHKGNGRIPLDLPEPIGPVQTISEKLYVPVKEHPDFNFVGRILGPRGMTAKELEQFTGCKIMVRGKGSMRDKKKEEQNRGKPNWEHLNEELHVLITVEDTVNRAEVKMAKAMEEVKKLLVPAPDGEDDLKKRQLMELAIINGTYRDTSKPPTTQAGGGQSSTSTHAFGLPWNAQLQTMQMLGQFDTSGLDHKSILKTSENSCLGRLNGGARFPQTSQMFTSGAFSDIGYGEAPRFLTAASPLTAGISQLRSPTPAGAPLILAPRMPQVATSSATMINPPPLVSPTDSAATGLMYNPYEYPYSLQPAATLVEYPTSIEQTAAGAVPKMRRTLDTVRTHPYTRVALP; encoded by the exons ATGGGGACTGAAACTAATAAAGATGAGCGTAGCACTCCTGAATATCTGGCACAGCTACTTAAAGACAAAAAGCAGATACAGGCTTTTCCCAACGTTTTTGTGCATTTAGAAAAACTTTTAGACGAAG AAATCAACAGAGTTCGCTTACAGTTGTTTCATCACAAAGGCAATGGCAGAATTCCATTGGATCTCCCAGAACCCATTGGTCCAGTCCAGACAATCTCAGAGAAGCTATATGTTCCAGTTAAAGAACACCCCGAT TTTAACTTTGTGGGGAGGATATTGGGACCACGAGGGATGACGGCCAAAGAGTTGGAACAGTTCACAGGTTGTAAAATCATGGTGCGAGGCAAGGGATCAATGAGGGACAAAAAGAAG gAGGAACAAAACCGAGGAAAGCCAAACTGGGAGCATCTGAATGAGGAGCTACATGTCCTCATCACCGTTGAGGACACAGTTAACAGAGCCGAGGTCAAAATGGCCAAAGCGATGGAGGAAGTGAAGAAACTCCTTGTACCCGCT CCCGACGGAGAGGATGACCTTAAGAAACGTCAGCTCATGGAACTGGCCATCATCAACGGCACTTACCGCGACACCTCCAAACCCCCCACCACCCAGGCGGGCGGGGGTCAGTCCTCTACCTCCACTC ATGCCTTTGGACTTCCTTGGaatgcacaacttcaaaccatgcaaATGTTGGGTCAATTCGACACCAGCGGACTCGACCATAAGAGCATACTCAAGACCTCAG aAAACTCCTGTTTAGGAAGACTTAATGGAGGAGCAAGGTTTCCTCAAACTAGTCAGATGTTTACTAGTGGAGCTTTTTCAGACATTGGATATGGAG AGGCGCCTCGGTTTCTGACTGCAGCTTCGCCCCTTACAGCCGGGATCTCTCAGCTTCGATCCCCCACACCAGCAGGTGCCCCCTTAATCCTGGCCCCACGCATGCCACAGGTGGCTACCAGTTCTGCCACCATGATCAACCCCCCACCCCTGGTGTCCCCTACAGACAGTGCGGCCACCGGACTGATGTACAACCCCTACGAGTACCCCTACTCCCTCCAGCCTGCCGCTACTCTTGTGGAGTACCCTACATCTATTGAACAGACGGCAGCCG GTGCAGTGCCTAAGATGCGAAGGACCCTGGACACTGTACGGACACACCCTTACACAAGGGTGGCTCTTCCATAA
- the LOC105333779 gene encoding protein quaking-A isoform X10, with product MGTETNKDERSTPEYLAQLLKDKKQIQAFPNVFVHLEKLLDEEINRVRLQLFHHKGNGRIPLDLPEPIGPVQTISEKLYVPVKEHPDFNFVGRILGPRGMTAKELEQFTGCKIMVRGKGSMRDKKKEEQNRGKPNWEHLNEELHVLITVEDTVNRAEVKMAKAMEEVKKLLVPAPDGEDDLKKRQLMELAIINGTYRDTSKPPTTQAGGGQSSTSTQAPRFLTAASPLTAGISQLRSPTPAGAPLILAPRMPQVATSSATMINPPPLVSPTDSAATGLMYNPYEYPYSLQPAATLVEYPTSIEQTAAACNYGLVG from the exons ATGGGGACTGAAACTAATAAAGATGAGCGTAGCACTCCTGAATATCTGGCACAGCTACTTAAAGACAAAAAGCAGATACAGGCTTTTCCCAACGTTTTTGTGCATTTAGAAAAACTTTTAGACGAAG AAATCAACAGAGTTCGCTTACAGTTGTTTCATCACAAAGGCAATGGCAGAATTCCATTGGATCTCCCAGAACCCATTGGTCCAGTCCAGACAATCTCAGAGAAGCTATATGTTCCAGTTAAAGAACACCCCGAT TTTAACTTTGTGGGGAGGATATTGGGACCACGAGGGATGACGGCCAAAGAGTTGGAACAGTTCACAGGTTGTAAAATCATGGTGCGAGGCAAGGGATCAATGAGGGACAAAAAGAAG gAGGAACAAAACCGAGGAAAGCCAAACTGGGAGCATCTGAATGAGGAGCTACATGTCCTCATCACCGTTGAGGACACAGTTAACAGAGCCGAGGTCAAAATGGCCAAAGCGATGGAGGAAGTGAAGAAACTCCTTGTACCCGCT CCCGACGGAGAGGATGACCTTAAGAAACGTCAGCTCATGGAACTGGCCATCATCAACGGCACTTACCGCGACACCTCCAAACCCCCCACCACCCAGGCGGGCGGGGGTCAGTCCTCTACCTCCACTC AGGCGCCTCGGTTTCTGACTGCAGCTTCGCCCCTTACAGCCGGGATCTCTCAGCTTCGATCCCCCACACCAGCAGGTGCCCCCTTAATCCTGGCCCCACGCATGCCACAGGTGGCTACCAGTTCTGCCACCATGATCAACCCCCCACCCCTGGTGTCCCCTACAGACAGTGCGGCCACCGGACTGATGTACAACCCCTACGAGTACCCCTACTCCCTCCAGCCTGCCGCTACTCTTGTGGAGTACCCTACATCTATTGAACAGACGGCAGCCG CCTGTAATTATGGACTCGTTGGGTAG
- the LOC105333779 gene encoding KH domain-containing RNA-binding protein qki.L isoform X3 has product MGTETNKDERSTPEYLAQLLKDKKQIQAFPNVFVHLEKLLDEEINRVRLQLFHHKGNGRIPLDLPEPIGPVQTISEKLYVPVKEHPDFNFVGRILGPRGMTAKELEQFTGCKIMVRGKGSMRDKKKEEQNRGKPNWEHLNEELHVLITVEDTVNRAEVKMAKAMEEVKKLLVPAPEGEDDLKKMQLMELAILNGTYRDSKAIPLAHAFGLPWNAQLQTMQMLGQFDTSGLDHKSILKTSENSCLGRLNGGARFPQTSQMFTSGAFSDIGYGDYQFSEAPRFLTAASPLTAGISQLRSPTPAGAPLILAPRMPQVATSSATMINPPPLVSPTDSAATGLMYNPYEYPYSLQPAATLVEYPTSIEQTAAGAVPKMRRTLDTVRTHPYTRVALP; this is encoded by the exons ATGGGGACTGAAACTAATAAAGATGAGCGTAGCACTCCTGAATATCTGGCACAGCTACTTAAAGACAAAAAGCAGATACAGGCTTTTCCCAACGTTTTTGTGCATTTAGAAAAACTTTTAGACGAAG AAATCAACAGAGTTCGCTTACAGTTGTTTCATCACAAAGGCAATGGCAGAATTCCATTGGATCTCCCAGAACCCATTGGTCCAGTCCAGACAATCTCAGAGAAGCTATATGTTCCAGTTAAAGAACACCCCGAT TTTAACTTTGTGGGGAGGATATTGGGACCACGAGGGATGACGGCCAAAGAGTTGGAACAGTTCACAGGTTGTAAAATCATGGTGCGAGGCAAGGGATCAATGAGGGACAAAAAGAAG gAGGAACAAAACCGAGGAAAGCCAAACTGGGAGCATCTGAATGAGGAGCTACATGTCCTCATCACCGTTGAGGACACAGTTAACAGAGCCGAGGTCAAAATGGCCAAAGCGATGGAGGAAGTGAAGAAACTCCTTGTACCCGCT CCCGAAGGGGAAGATGATTTGAAGAAAATGCAATTGATGGAACTGGCCATCTTGAATGGGACATATCGCGATTCCAAAGCGATCCCTCTAGCTC ATGCCTTTGGACTTCCTTGGaatgcacaacttcaaaccatgcaaATGTTGGGTCAATTCGACACCAGCGGACTCGACCATAAGAGCATACTCAAGACCTCAG aAAACTCCTGTTTAGGAAGACTTAATGGAGGAGCAAGGTTTCCTCAAACTAGTCAGATGTTTACTAGTGGAGCTTTTTCAGACATTGGATATGGAG ATTATCAATTTTCAGAGGCGCCTCGGTTTCTGACTGCAGCTTCGCCCCTTACAGCCGGGATCTCTCAGCTTCGATCCCCCACACCAGCAGGTGCCCCCTTAATCCTGGCCCCACGCATGCCACAGGTGGCTACCAGTTCTGCCACCATGATCAACCCCCCACCCCTGGTGTCCCCTACAGACAGTGCGGCCACCGGACTGATGTACAACCCCTACGAGTACCCCTACTCCCTCCAGCCTGCCGCTACTCTTGTGGAGTACCCTACATCTATTGAACAGACGGCAGCCG GTGCAGTGCCTAAGATGCGAAGGACCCTGGACACTGTACGGACACACCCTTACACAAGGGTGGCTCTTCCATAA
- the LOC105333779 gene encoding KH domain-containing RNA-binding protein qki.L isoform X7, producing MGTETNKDERSTPEYLAQLLKDKKQIQAFPNVFVHLEKLLDEEINRVRLQLFHHKGNGRIPLDLPEPIGPVQTISEKLYVPVKEHPDFNFVGRILGPRGMTAKELEQFTGCKIMVRGKGSMRDKKKEEQNRGKPNWEHLNEELHVLITVEDTVNRAEVKMAKAMEEVKKLLVPAPEGEDDLKKMQLMELAILNGTYRDSKAIPLAHAFGLPWNAQLQTMQMLGQFDTSGLDHKSILKTSDYQFSEAPRFLTAASPLTAGISQLRSPTPAGAPLILAPRMPQVATSSATMINPPPLVSPTDSAATGLMYNPYEYPYSLQPAATLVEYPTSIEQTAAGAVPKMRRTLDTVRTHPYTRVALP from the exons ATGGGGACTGAAACTAATAAAGATGAGCGTAGCACTCCTGAATATCTGGCACAGCTACTTAAAGACAAAAAGCAGATACAGGCTTTTCCCAACGTTTTTGTGCATTTAGAAAAACTTTTAGACGAAG AAATCAACAGAGTTCGCTTACAGTTGTTTCATCACAAAGGCAATGGCAGAATTCCATTGGATCTCCCAGAACCCATTGGTCCAGTCCAGACAATCTCAGAGAAGCTATATGTTCCAGTTAAAGAACACCCCGAT TTTAACTTTGTGGGGAGGATATTGGGACCACGAGGGATGACGGCCAAAGAGTTGGAACAGTTCACAGGTTGTAAAATCATGGTGCGAGGCAAGGGATCAATGAGGGACAAAAAGAAG gAGGAACAAAACCGAGGAAAGCCAAACTGGGAGCATCTGAATGAGGAGCTACATGTCCTCATCACCGTTGAGGACACAGTTAACAGAGCCGAGGTCAAAATGGCCAAAGCGATGGAGGAAGTGAAGAAACTCCTTGTACCCGCT CCCGAAGGGGAAGATGATTTGAAGAAAATGCAATTGATGGAACTGGCCATCTTGAATGGGACATATCGCGATTCCAAAGCGATCCCTCTAGCTC ATGCCTTTGGACTTCCTTGGaatgcacaacttcaaaccatgcaaATGTTGGGTCAATTCGACACCAGCGGACTCGACCATAAGAGCATACTCAAGACCTCAG ATTATCAATTTTCAGAGGCGCCTCGGTTTCTGACTGCAGCTTCGCCCCTTACAGCCGGGATCTCTCAGCTTCGATCCCCCACACCAGCAGGTGCCCCCTTAATCCTGGCCCCACGCATGCCACAGGTGGCTACCAGTTCTGCCACCATGATCAACCCCCCACCCCTGGTGTCCCCTACAGACAGTGCGGCCACCGGACTGATGTACAACCCCTACGAGTACCCCTACTCCCTCCAGCCTGCCGCTACTCTTGTGGAGTACCCTACATCTATTGAACAGACGGCAGCCG GTGCAGTGCCTAAGATGCGAAGGACCCTGGACACTGTACGGACACACCCTTACACAAGGGTGGCTCTTCCATAA
- the LOC105333779 gene encoding KH domain-containing RNA-binding protein qki.L isoform X1 has protein sequence MGTETNKDERSTPEYLAQLLKDKKQIQAFPNVFVHLEKLLDEEINRVRLQLFHHKGNGRIPLDLPEPIGPVQTISEKLYVPVKEHPDFNFVGRILGPRGMTAKELEQFTGCKIMVRGKGSMRDKKKEEQNRGKPNWEHLNEELHVLITVEDTVNRAEVKMAKAMEEVKKLLVPAPDGEDDLKKRQLMELAIINGTYRDTSKPPTTQAGGGQSSTSTHAFGLPWNAQLQTMQMLGQFDTSGLDHKSILKTSENSCLGRLNGGARFPQTSQMFTSGAFSDIGYGDYQFSEAPRFLTAASPLTAGISQLRSPTPAGAPLILAPRMPQVATSSATMINPPPLVSPTDSAATGLMYNPYEYPYSLQPAATLVEYPTSIEQTAAGAVPKMRRTLDTVRTHPYTRVALP, from the exons ATGGGGACTGAAACTAATAAAGATGAGCGTAGCACTCCTGAATATCTGGCACAGCTACTTAAAGACAAAAAGCAGATACAGGCTTTTCCCAACGTTTTTGTGCATTTAGAAAAACTTTTAGACGAAG AAATCAACAGAGTTCGCTTACAGTTGTTTCATCACAAAGGCAATGGCAGAATTCCATTGGATCTCCCAGAACCCATTGGTCCAGTCCAGACAATCTCAGAGAAGCTATATGTTCCAGTTAAAGAACACCCCGAT TTTAACTTTGTGGGGAGGATATTGGGACCACGAGGGATGACGGCCAAAGAGTTGGAACAGTTCACAGGTTGTAAAATCATGGTGCGAGGCAAGGGATCAATGAGGGACAAAAAGAAG gAGGAACAAAACCGAGGAAAGCCAAACTGGGAGCATCTGAATGAGGAGCTACATGTCCTCATCACCGTTGAGGACACAGTTAACAGAGCCGAGGTCAAAATGGCCAAAGCGATGGAGGAAGTGAAGAAACTCCTTGTACCCGCT CCCGACGGAGAGGATGACCTTAAGAAACGTCAGCTCATGGAACTGGCCATCATCAACGGCACTTACCGCGACACCTCCAAACCCCCCACCACCCAGGCGGGCGGGGGTCAGTCCTCTACCTCCACTC ATGCCTTTGGACTTCCTTGGaatgcacaacttcaaaccatgcaaATGTTGGGTCAATTCGACACCAGCGGACTCGACCATAAGAGCATACTCAAGACCTCAG aAAACTCCTGTTTAGGAAGACTTAATGGAGGAGCAAGGTTTCCTCAAACTAGTCAGATGTTTACTAGTGGAGCTTTTTCAGACATTGGATATGGAG ATTATCAATTTTCAGAGGCGCCTCGGTTTCTGACTGCAGCTTCGCCCCTTACAGCCGGGATCTCTCAGCTTCGATCCCCCACACCAGCAGGTGCCCCCTTAATCCTGGCCCCACGCATGCCACAGGTGGCTACCAGTTCTGCCACCATGATCAACCCCCCACCCCTGGTGTCCCCTACAGACAGTGCGGCCACCGGACTGATGTACAACCCCTACGAGTACCCCTACTCCCTCCAGCCTGCCGCTACTCTTGTGGAGTACCCTACATCTATTGAACAGACGGCAGCCG GTGCAGTGCCTAAGATGCGAAGGACCCTGGACACTGTACGGACACACCCTTACACAAGGGTGGCTCTTCCATAA
- the LOC105333779 gene encoding KH domain-containing RNA-binding protein qki.L isoform X5 codes for MGTETNKDERSTPEYLAQLLKDKKQIQAFPNVFVHLEKLLDEEINRVRLQLFHHKGNGRIPLDLPEPIGPVQTISEKLYVPVKEHPDFNFVGRILGPRGMTAKELEQFTGCKIMVRGKGSMRDKKKEEQNRGKPNWEHLNEELHVLITVEDTVNRAEVKMAKAMEEVKKLLVPAPDGEDDLKKRQLMELAIINGTYRDTSKPPTTQAGGGQSSTSTHAFGLPWNAQLQTMQMLGQFDTSGLDHKSILKTSDYQFSEAPRFLTAASPLTAGISQLRSPTPAGAPLILAPRMPQVATSSATMINPPPLVSPTDSAATGLMYNPYEYPYSLQPAATLVEYPTSIEQTAAGAVPKMRRTLDTVRTHPYTRVALP; via the exons ATGGGGACTGAAACTAATAAAGATGAGCGTAGCACTCCTGAATATCTGGCACAGCTACTTAAAGACAAAAAGCAGATACAGGCTTTTCCCAACGTTTTTGTGCATTTAGAAAAACTTTTAGACGAAG AAATCAACAGAGTTCGCTTACAGTTGTTTCATCACAAAGGCAATGGCAGAATTCCATTGGATCTCCCAGAACCCATTGGTCCAGTCCAGACAATCTCAGAGAAGCTATATGTTCCAGTTAAAGAACACCCCGAT TTTAACTTTGTGGGGAGGATATTGGGACCACGAGGGATGACGGCCAAAGAGTTGGAACAGTTCACAGGTTGTAAAATCATGGTGCGAGGCAAGGGATCAATGAGGGACAAAAAGAAG gAGGAACAAAACCGAGGAAAGCCAAACTGGGAGCATCTGAATGAGGAGCTACATGTCCTCATCACCGTTGAGGACACAGTTAACAGAGCCGAGGTCAAAATGGCCAAAGCGATGGAGGAAGTGAAGAAACTCCTTGTACCCGCT CCCGACGGAGAGGATGACCTTAAGAAACGTCAGCTCATGGAACTGGCCATCATCAACGGCACTTACCGCGACACCTCCAAACCCCCCACCACCCAGGCGGGCGGGGGTCAGTCCTCTACCTCCACTC ATGCCTTTGGACTTCCTTGGaatgcacaacttcaaaccatgcaaATGTTGGGTCAATTCGACACCAGCGGACTCGACCATAAGAGCATACTCAAGACCTCAG ATTATCAATTTTCAGAGGCGCCTCGGTTTCTGACTGCAGCTTCGCCCCTTACAGCCGGGATCTCTCAGCTTCGATCCCCCACACCAGCAGGTGCCCCCTTAATCCTGGCCCCACGCATGCCACAGGTGGCTACCAGTTCTGCCACCATGATCAACCCCCCACCCCTGGTGTCCCCTACAGACAGTGCGGCCACCGGACTGATGTACAACCCCTACGAGTACCCCTACTCCCTCCAGCCTGCCGCTACTCTTGTGGAGTACCCTACATCTATTGAACAGACGGCAGCCG GTGCAGTGCCTAAGATGCGAAGGACCCTGGACACTGTACGGACACACCCTTACACAAGGGTGGCTCTTCCATAA
- the LOC105333779 gene encoding KH domain-containing RNA-binding protein qki.L isoform X8, with the protein MGTETNKDERSTPEYLAQLLKDKKQIQAFPNVFVHLEKLLDEEINRVRLQLFHHKGNGRIPLDLPEPIGPVQTISEKLYVPVKEHPDFNFVGRILGPRGMTAKELEQFTGCKIMVRGKGSMRDKKKEEQNRGKPNWEHLNEELHVLITVEDTVNRAEVKMAKAMEEVKKLLVPAPEGEDDLKKMQLMELAILNGTYRDSKAIPLAHAFGLPWNAQLQTMQMLGQFDTSGLDHKSILKTSEAPRFLTAASPLTAGISQLRSPTPAGAPLILAPRMPQVATSSATMINPPPLVSPTDSAATGLMYNPYEYPYSLQPAATLVEYPTSIEQTAAGAVPKMRRTLDTVRTHPYTRVALP; encoded by the exons ATGGGGACTGAAACTAATAAAGATGAGCGTAGCACTCCTGAATATCTGGCACAGCTACTTAAAGACAAAAAGCAGATACAGGCTTTTCCCAACGTTTTTGTGCATTTAGAAAAACTTTTAGACGAAG AAATCAACAGAGTTCGCTTACAGTTGTTTCATCACAAAGGCAATGGCAGAATTCCATTGGATCTCCCAGAACCCATTGGTCCAGTCCAGACAATCTCAGAGAAGCTATATGTTCCAGTTAAAGAACACCCCGAT TTTAACTTTGTGGGGAGGATATTGGGACCACGAGGGATGACGGCCAAAGAGTTGGAACAGTTCACAGGTTGTAAAATCATGGTGCGAGGCAAGGGATCAATGAGGGACAAAAAGAAG gAGGAACAAAACCGAGGAAAGCCAAACTGGGAGCATCTGAATGAGGAGCTACATGTCCTCATCACCGTTGAGGACACAGTTAACAGAGCCGAGGTCAAAATGGCCAAAGCGATGGAGGAAGTGAAGAAACTCCTTGTACCCGCT CCCGAAGGGGAAGATGATTTGAAGAAAATGCAATTGATGGAACTGGCCATCTTGAATGGGACATATCGCGATTCCAAAGCGATCCCTCTAGCTC ATGCCTTTGGACTTCCTTGGaatgcacaacttcaaaccatgcaaATGTTGGGTCAATTCGACACCAGCGGACTCGACCATAAGAGCATACTCAAGACCTCAG AGGCGCCTCGGTTTCTGACTGCAGCTTCGCCCCTTACAGCCGGGATCTCTCAGCTTCGATCCCCCACACCAGCAGGTGCCCCCTTAATCCTGGCCCCACGCATGCCACAGGTGGCTACCAGTTCTGCCACCATGATCAACCCCCCACCCCTGGTGTCCCCTACAGACAGTGCGGCCACCGGACTGATGTACAACCCCTACGAGTACCCCTACTCCCTCCAGCCTGCCGCTACTCTTGTGGAGTACCCTACATCTATTGAACAGACGGCAGCCG GTGCAGTGCCTAAGATGCGAAGGACCCTGGACACTGTACGGACACACCCTTACACAAGGGTGGCTCTTCCATAA